A genome region from Struthio camelus isolate bStrCam1 chromosome 26, bStrCam1.hap1, whole genome shotgun sequence includes the following:
- the PLPP2 gene encoding phospholipid phosphatase 2, producing MERRKVFVVLDVLCVVVASLPFIILTLVNSPYKRGFYCNDDSIRYPYKADTITHGLMAGVTITCTVVIISGGEAYLVYTERLYSKSEFNNYLAALYKVVGTFLFGGAISQSLTDLAKYMIGRLRPNFLAVCNPDWSKVNCSVYVQLENVCQGESRNVTESRLSFYSGHSSFGMYCMVFLALYVQARLVGKWARLLRPTIQFFLITFAIYVGYTRVSDYKHHWSDVLAGLLQGALIAVLIVRYVSDFFKHRPPLQCEEEAAARKPSLPLTMSDPDRNHYGYRGAP from the exons atGGAGCGCAGGAAGGTCTTCGTGGTGCTCGATGTCCTCTGCGTGGTGGTCG CGTCTCTGCCCTTCATCATCCTCACGCTGGTGAACTCCCCGTACAAGCGGGGCTTCTACTGCAATGACGACTCCATCCGCTACCCCTACAAGGCGGACACCATCACCCACGGCCTCATGGCCGGCGTCACCATCACCTGCACCGTGGTCATT ATCTCGGGAGGGGAGGCTTATCTGGTGTACACAGAGCGTCTCTACTCCAAGTCGGAGTTCAACAACTACCTGGCCGCCCTCTACAAGGTGGTGGGGACTTTCCTCTTCGGGGGGGCCATCAGCCAGTCCCTCACTGACCTGGCCAAGTACATGATCGGCCGCCTCCGGCCGAACTTCCTGGCCGTGTGCAATCCCGACTGGTCCAAGGTGAACTGCTCCGTCTACGTGCAGCTGGAGAACGTCTGCCAGGGGGAGAGCAGGAACGTCACCGAGTCCAG acTGTCCTTCTACTCGGGGCACTCCTCCTTCGGCATGTACTGCATGGTGTTCCTGGCG ctctACGTGCAAGCCCGGCTGGTGGGGAAGTGGGCCCGCCTGCTGCGCCCCACCATCCAGTTCTTCCTCATCACCTTCGCCATCTACGTGGGCTACACCCGCGTCTCCGACTACAAGCACCACTGGAGCGACGTGCTGGCGGGGCTGCTCCAAGGCGCCCTCATCGCCGTCCTCATC GTCCGCTACGTCTCCGACTTCTTCAAGCACCGTCCCCCGCTGCAGtgcgaggaggaggcggcggcgcgcaAGCCCAGCCTGCCCCTGACCATGAGCGACCCCGACCGCAACCACTACGGCTACCGGGGCGCCCCgtga